In a genomic window of Sarcophilus harrisii chromosome 4, mSarHar1.11, whole genome shotgun sequence:
- the GABARAP gene encoding gamma-aminobutyric acid receptor-associated protein isoform X1, producing the protein MKFVYKEEHPFEKRRSEGEKIRKKYPDRVPVIVEKAPKARIGDLDKKKYLVPSDLTVGQFYFLIRKRIHLRAEDALFFFVNNVIPPTSATMGQLYQEHHEEDFFLYIAYSDESVYDFPRDVGSYNSSSLLHFHHLPSHGIGVEGWEWAGGGEDQ; encoded by the exons ATGAAGTTCGTTTACAAGGAGGAGCACCCGTTCGAGAAGCGCCGCTCTGAAGGCGAGAAGATCCGCAAGAAGTATCCCGACCGGGTCCCG GTGATTGTGGAGAAGGCTCCTAAGGCCCGGATAGGTGACCTGGACAAGAAGAAATACCTGGTGCCTTCTGATCTCACAG TTGGTCAGTTCTACTTCTTGATCCGGAAGCGAATTCACCTCCGAGCTGAGGATGCCCTATTTTTCTTTGTCAACAATGTCATTCCACCCACCAGCGCCACCATGGGTCAGCTTTACCAG GAACATCATGAAGAAGACTTCTTTCTGTACATTGCCTACAGCGACGAAAGTGTCTATG ACTTCCCAAGGGACGTCGGTTCCTAcaattcctcctctctcctccactTCCATCATCTTCCCTCCCACGGGATCGGGGTGGAGGGGTGGGAATGGGCAGGGGGTGGAGAAGATCAATAA
- the GABARAP gene encoding gamma-aminobutyric acid receptor-associated protein isoform X2, producing the protein MKFVYKEEHPFEKRRSEGEKIRKKYPDRVPVIVEKAPKARIGDLDKKKYLVPSDLTVGQFYFLIRKRIHLRAEDALFFFVNNVIPPTSATMGQLYQEHHEEDFFLYIAYSDESVYGL; encoded by the exons ATGAAGTTCGTTTACAAGGAGGAGCACCCGTTCGAGAAGCGCCGCTCTGAAGGCGAGAAGATCCGCAAGAAGTATCCCGACCGGGTCCCG GTGATTGTGGAGAAGGCTCCTAAGGCCCGGATAGGTGACCTGGACAAGAAGAAATACCTGGTGCCTTCTGATCTCACAG TTGGTCAGTTCTACTTCTTGATCCGGAAGCGAATTCACCTCCGAGCTGAGGATGCCCTATTTTTCTTTGTCAACAATGTCATTCCACCCACCAGCGCCACCATGGGTCAGCTTTACCAG GAACATCATGAAGAAGACTTCTTTCTGTACATTGCCTACAGCGACGAAAGTGTCTATGGTCTGTGA
- the CTDNEP1 gene encoding CTD nuclear envelope phosphatase 1 isoform X5 produces the protein MWIIQYQTVRYDILPLSPVSRNRLGQVKRKILVLDLDETLIHSHHDGVLRPTVRPGTPPDFILKVVIDKHPVRFFVHKRPHVDFFLEVVSQWYELVVFTASMEIYGSAVADKLDNSRSILKRRYYRQHCTLELGSYIKDLSVVHSDLSSIVILDNSPGAYRSHPDNAIPIKSWFSDPSDTALLNLLPMLDALRFTADVRSVLSRNLHQHRLCG, from the exons ATGTGG ATAATTCAGTATCAGACTGTTCGATATGACATCCTTCCTCTATCCCCTGTGTCCCGAAACCGGCTTG GCCAGGTAAAGCGAAAGATACTAGTGCTGGATTTGGATGAAACTCTTATTCACTCCCACCATGATGGGGTTCTGAGGCCTACAGTTCGACCAGGAACACCTCCTGACTTCATTCTCAAG GTCGTAATAGACAAACATCCTGTCCGTTTTTTTGTACATAAGAGGCCCCATGTGGACTTCTTCTTAGAAGTG GTGAGCCAGTGGTATGAGCTGGTTGTATTTACAGCAAGCATGGAGATTTACGGTTCAGCTGTGGCTGACAAGTTGGACAATAGCCGGAGCATACTTAAGAGACGATACTACAGACAG CACTGCACTTTGGAGTTGGGCAGCTACATCAAGGACCTCTCTGTGGTCCACAGTGACCTTTCCAGCATTGTGATCCTGGATAACTCCCCAGGAGCATATAGGAGCCATCCAG ACAATGCCATCCCAATCAAGTCCTGGTTTAGTGACCCCAGTGACACAGCACTCCTCAACCTGCTCCCTATGCTGGATGCTCTCAG GTTTACTGCCGACGTCCGCTCTGTGCTGAGCCGAAACCTTCACCAACATCGGCTCTG TGGTTAA
- the CTDNEP1 gene encoding CTD nuclear envelope phosphatase 1 isoform X2, translating into MMRTQCLLGLRTFVAFAAKLWSFCLYLLRRQVRTIIQYQTVRYDILPLSPVSRNRLGQVKRKILVLDLDETLIHSHHDGVLRPTVRPGTPPDFILKVVIDKHPVRFFVHKRPHVDFFLEVVSQWYELVVFTASMEIYGSAVADKLDNSRSILKRRYYRQHCTLELGSYIKDLSVVHSDLSSIVILDNSPGAYRSHPDNAIPIKSWFSDPSDTALLNLLPMLDALRFTADVRSVLSRNLHQHRLCG; encoded by the exons ATGATGAGGACTCAATGTCTCCTGGGTCTGCGCACCTTCGTGGCCTTTGCTGCCAAGCTCTGGAGCTTCTGCCTGTACCTTCTGCGGAGACAGGTCCGAACG ATAATTCAGTATCAGACTGTTCGATATGACATCCTTCCTCTATCCCCTGTGTCCCGAAACCGGCTTG GCCAGGTAAAGCGAAAGATACTAGTGCTGGATTTGGATGAAACTCTTATTCACTCCCACCATGATGGGGTTCTGAGGCCTACAGTTCGACCAGGAACACCTCCTGACTTCATTCTCAAG GTCGTAATAGACAAACATCCTGTCCGTTTTTTTGTACATAAGAGGCCCCATGTGGACTTCTTCTTAGAAGTG GTGAGCCAGTGGTATGAGCTGGTTGTATTTACAGCAAGCATGGAGATTTACGGTTCAGCTGTGGCTGACAAGTTGGACAATAGCCGGAGCATACTTAAGAGACGATACTACAGACAG CACTGCACTTTGGAGTTGGGCAGCTACATCAAGGACCTCTCTGTGGTCCACAGTGACCTTTCCAGCATTGTGATCCTGGATAACTCCCCAGGAGCATATAGGAGCCATCCAG ACAATGCCATCCCAATCAAGTCCTGGTTTAGTGACCCCAGTGACACAGCACTCCTCAACCTGCTCCCTATGCTGGATGCTCTCAG GTTTACTGCCGACGTCCGCTCTGTGCTGAGCCGAAACCTTCACCAACATCGGCTCTG TGGTTAA
- the CTDNEP1 gene encoding CTD nuclear envelope phosphatase 1 isoform X4 yields MLMASGNSALGMGRLILPSSVPKAPLNIIVTSPVSFGNAGGAQIIQYQTVRYDILPLSPVSRNRLGQVKRKILVLDLDETLIHSHHDGVLRPTVRPGTPPDFILKVSQWYELVVFTASMEIYGSAVADKLDNSRSILKRRYYRQHCTLELGSYIKDLSVVHSDLSSIVILDNSPGAYRSHPDNAIPIKSWFSDPSDTALLNLLPMLDALRFTADVRSVLSRNLHQHRLCG; encoded by the exons ATGTTGATGGCGTCAGGGAACTCGGCTCTTGGTATGGGCCGACTGATCCTTCCTTCCTCGGTTCCAAAGGCCCCTCTGAACATCATTGTGACGTCACCGGTCAGCTTCGGCAACGCAGGCGGCGCCCAG ATAATTCAGTATCAGACTGTTCGATATGACATCCTTCCTCTATCCCCTGTGTCCCGAAACCGGCTTG GCCAGGTAAAGCGAAAGATACTAGTGCTGGATTTGGATGAAACTCTTATTCACTCCCACCATGATGGGGTTCTGAGGCCTACAGTTCGACCAGGAACACCTCCTGACTTCATTCTCAAG GTGAGCCAGTGGTATGAGCTGGTTGTATTTACAGCAAGCATGGAGATTTACGGTTCAGCTGTGGCTGACAAGTTGGACAATAGCCGGAGCATACTTAAGAGACGATACTACAGACAG CACTGCACTTTGGAGTTGGGCAGCTACATCAAGGACCTCTCTGTGGTCCACAGTGACCTTTCCAGCATTGTGATCCTGGATAACTCCCCAGGAGCATATAGGAGCCATCCAG ACAATGCCATCCCAATCAAGTCCTGGTTTAGTGACCCCAGTGACACAGCACTCCTCAACCTGCTCCCTATGCTGGATGCTCTCAG GTTTACTGCCGACGTCCGCTCTGTGCTGAGCCGAAACCTTCACCAACATCGGCTCTG TGGTTAA
- the CTDNEP1 gene encoding CTD nuclear envelope phosphatase 1 isoform X1 has product MLMASGNSALGMGRLILPSSVPKAPLNIIVTSPVSFGNAGGAQIIQYQTVRYDILPLSPVSRNRLGQVKRKILVLDLDETLIHSHHDGVLRPTVRPGTPPDFILKVVIDKHPVRFFVHKRPHVDFFLEVVSQWYELVVFTASMEIYGSAVADKLDNSRSILKRRYYRQHCTLELGSYIKDLSVVHSDLSSIVILDNSPGAYRSHPDNAIPIKSWFSDPSDTALLNLLPMLDALRFTADVRSVLSRNLHQHRLCG; this is encoded by the exons ATGTTGATGGCGTCAGGGAACTCGGCTCTTGGTATGGGCCGACTGATCCTTCCTTCCTCGGTTCCAAAGGCCCCTCTGAACATCATTGTGACGTCACCGGTCAGCTTCGGCAACGCAGGCGGCGCCCAG ATAATTCAGTATCAGACTGTTCGATATGACATCCTTCCTCTATCCCCTGTGTCCCGAAACCGGCTTG GCCAGGTAAAGCGAAAGATACTAGTGCTGGATTTGGATGAAACTCTTATTCACTCCCACCATGATGGGGTTCTGAGGCCTACAGTTCGACCAGGAACACCTCCTGACTTCATTCTCAAG GTCGTAATAGACAAACATCCTGTCCGTTTTTTTGTACATAAGAGGCCCCATGTGGACTTCTTCTTAGAAGTG GTGAGCCAGTGGTATGAGCTGGTTGTATTTACAGCAAGCATGGAGATTTACGGTTCAGCTGTGGCTGACAAGTTGGACAATAGCCGGAGCATACTTAAGAGACGATACTACAGACAG CACTGCACTTTGGAGTTGGGCAGCTACATCAAGGACCTCTCTGTGGTCCACAGTGACCTTTCCAGCATTGTGATCCTGGATAACTCCCCAGGAGCATATAGGAGCCATCCAG ACAATGCCATCCCAATCAAGTCCTGGTTTAGTGACCCCAGTGACACAGCACTCCTCAACCTGCTCCCTATGCTGGATGCTCTCAG GTTTACTGCCGACGTCCGCTCTGTGCTGAGCCGAAACCTTCACCAACATCGGCTCTG TGGTTAA
- the CTDNEP1 gene encoding CTD nuclear envelope phosphatase 1 isoform X3, translating to MMRTQCLLGLRTFVAFAAKLWSFCLYLLRRQVRTIIQYQTVRYDILPLSPVSRNRLGQVKRKILVLDLDETLIHSHHDGVLRPTVRPGTPPDFILKVVIDKHPVRFFVHKRPHVDFFLEVVSQWYELVVFTASMEIYGSAVADKLDNSRSILKRRYYRQHCTLELGSYIKDLSVVHSDLSSIVILDNSPGAYRSHPDNAIPIKSWFSDPSDTALLNLLPMLDALRFTADVRSVLSRNLHQHRLW from the exons ATGATGAGGACTCAATGTCTCCTGGGTCTGCGCACCTTCGTGGCCTTTGCTGCCAAGCTCTGGAGCTTCTGCCTGTACCTTCTGCGGAGACAGGTCCGAACG ATAATTCAGTATCAGACTGTTCGATATGACATCCTTCCTCTATCCCCTGTGTCCCGAAACCGGCTTG GCCAGGTAAAGCGAAAGATACTAGTGCTGGATTTGGATGAAACTCTTATTCACTCCCACCATGATGGGGTTCTGAGGCCTACAGTTCGACCAGGAACACCTCCTGACTTCATTCTCAAG GTCGTAATAGACAAACATCCTGTCCGTTTTTTTGTACATAAGAGGCCCCATGTGGACTTCTTCTTAGAAGTG GTGAGCCAGTGGTATGAGCTGGTTGTATTTACAGCAAGCATGGAGATTTACGGTTCAGCTGTGGCTGACAAGTTGGACAATAGCCGGAGCATACTTAAGAGACGATACTACAGACAG CACTGCACTTTGGAGTTGGGCAGCTACATCAAGGACCTCTCTGTGGTCCACAGTGACCTTTCCAGCATTGTGATCCTGGATAACTCCCCAGGAGCATATAGGAGCCATCCAG ACAATGCCATCCCAATCAAGTCCTGGTTTAGTGACCCCAGTGACACAGCACTCCTCAACCTGCTCCCTATGCTGGATGCTCTCAG GTTTACTGCCGACGTCCGCTCTGTGCTGAGCCGAAACCTTCACCAACATCGGCTCTGGTGA
- the CLDN7 gene encoding claudin-7 — protein sequence MANSGLQLLGFTMAALGWVGLIACTALPQWQISSYAGDNIITAQAVYKGLWMECISQSTGLISCKMYDSVLALPASIQATRALMVVSLVVGFLAMMIAAMGMKCTRCGGDDKVKKARIAMTGGIVFIVAGLAALIACSWYGHQIVTDFYNPLVPMNTKFEFGSAIFIGWAGSALVLLGGALLSCSCPGSEGKAGYRSPRSYPKPSSAKEYV from the exons ATGGCAAACTCAGGTCTTCAGCTGTTGGGGTTCACCATGGCAGCTCTGGGGTGGGTGGGATTGATAGCCTGCACGGCGCTCCCTCAGTGGCAGATCAGCTCCTATGCTGGGGACAACATCATTACTGCCCAGGCGGTGTACAAGGGGCTATGGATGGAATGCATCAGCCAGAGTACGGGCCTCATCAGCTGCAAGATGTACGACTCAGTCCTCGCTCTACCTG CTTCCATACAGGCCACCCGGGCCTTAATGGTTGTCTCCCTGGTTGTGGGCTTTCTGGCCATGATGATAGCTGCCATGGGCATGAAGTGTACACGATGTGGAGGTGATGACAAGGTGAAGAAAGCTCGAATTGCTATGACAGGCGGTATTGTCTTCATTGTGGCTG GTCTTGCTGCCCTTATTGCTTGTTCCTGGTATGGACACCAGATTGTAACAGATTTTTATAATCCATTGGTCCCTATGAATACTAA GTTTGAATTTGGCTCTGCCATTTTTATTGGCTGGGCTGGCTCTGCCCTAGTTTTATTGGGGGGTGCCCTCCTCTCTTGCTCGTGCCCAGGTAGTGAAGGCAAAGCAGGGTACCGGTCCCCACGGTCCTATCCCAAGCCCAGTTCTGCTAAGGAGTATGTCTGA
- the SLC2A4 gene encoding solute carrier family 2, facilitated glucose transporter member 4: protein MPSGFQQIWSEEGDPPRQRVTGTLILAVFSAVLGSLQFGYNIGVINAPQKVIEQSYNETWLSRQGPEAPGSIPPGTLTTLWSLSVAIFSVGGMISSFLLGIISQWLGRKRAMIVNNSVALLGGALMGLAKAAASYEMLILGRFLIGAYSGLTSGLVPMYVGEIAPTHLRGALGTLNQLAIVIGILVAQVLGLDSMLGTEKLWPLLMSVTVLPALLQLILLPFCPESPRYLYIIRNLEGPARKSLKQLTGWADVSGALAELKEEKRQLEREQPLSLLQLLHSRTHRQPLVIAIVLQLSQQLSGINAVFYYSTSIFESAGVGQPAYATIGAGVVNTAFTLVSVFLVERAGRRTLHLLGLAGMCGCAILMTVALLLLERVPAMSYASMIAIFGFVAFFEIGPGPIPWFIVAELFSQGPRPAAMALAGFSNWTCNFIVGMSFQYIADASGPYVFLLFAVLLLGFFLFTYLKVPETRGRTFDQISAAFRRTPSLLEQEVKPSTELEYLGPDEND from the exons ATGCCGTCGGGGTTTCAGCAGATCTGGTCCGAG GAGGGAGATCCTCCGAGACAGCGGGTCACAGGAACCCTGATTCTTGCTGTATTCTCTGCTGTGCTTGGCTCCCTCCAGTTTGGCTACAATATTGGGGTTATCAATGCTCCACAGAAG GTGATTGAACAGAGTTACAATGAAACATGGCTGTCTCGTCAAGGTCCGGAGGCCCCCGGATCCATCCCTCCAGGCACTCTCACCACCCTCTGGTCTCTCTCAGTTGCCATCTTCTCTGTGGGTGGCAtgatctcttccttccttcttggcATCATCTCCCAGTGGTTGGGCAG GAAGCGTGCTATGATAGTCAATAACAGTGTGGCTCTTCTGGGAGGAGCACTCATGGGCTTGGCCAAGGCAGCTGCTTCTTATGAGATGCTCATCCTTGGACGATTTCTCATTGGCGCCTATTCAG GGTTGACATCAGGACTGGTCCCTATGTATGTGGGGGAGATTGCTCCCACTCACCTTCGGGGTGCTTTAGGAACCCTCAATCAGCTAGCCATAGTCATTGGCATCCTGGTTGCCCAG GTACTAGGTTTGGATTCCATGCTGGGAACAGAGAAGCTATGGCCACTGCTGATGAGCGTGACTGTACTTCCTGCCCTCCTTCAACTTATATTATTGCCCTTCTGCCCAGAGAGCCCCCGATATCTTTATATCATTCGTAACCTTGAAGGACCTGCCAGGAAAA GTCTGAAGCAATTGACTGGGTGGGCAGATGTATCTGGAGCACTAGCAGAGCTGAAGGAGGAGAAACGCCAGCTGGAACGGGAGCAGCCCCTTTCCCTGCTCCAGCTTCTCCACAGCCGAACCCATCGACAGCCTTTGGTTATTGCCATTGTGCTGCAACTCAGCCAGCAGCTGTCAGGAATCAACGCT GTTTTCTACTATTCAACTAGCATTTTCGAATCAGCCGGAGTAGGACAGCCAGCATATGCTACCATTGGAGCAGGCGTGGTGAACACAGCTTTCACTTTGGTCTCG GTATTTCTAGTGGAACGGGCTGGACGTCGGACATTACATCTCTTGGGCCTGGCTGGAATGTGTGGATGTGCTATTTTGATGACTGTGGCGCTTCTCTTGCTG GAACGGGTTCCTGCCATGAGCTATGCCAGTATGATAGCCATCTTTGGCTTTGTGGCTTTCTTTGAGATTGGTCCAGGTCCTATCCCATGGTTCATTGTGGCTGAACTCTTTAGTCAGGGACCCCGACCAGCTGCCATGGCTTTGGCTGGCTTCTCCAATTGGACATGCAATTTCATTGTGGGTATGAGCTTCCAATACATTGCg GATGCCAGTGGCCCTTATGTCTTCCTCCTCTTTGCTGTCCTCCTGCTTGGCTTCTTTTTATTCACCTACTTGAAGGTGCCAGAAACACGGGGCCGAACATTTGACCAGATATCTGCAGCCTTCCGACGGACCCCATCATTGCTGGAACAGGAAGTGAAGCCCAGCACAGAACTTGAATACCTGGGACCAGATGAGAATGACTGA